A stretch of the Pseudomonas helvetica genome encodes the following:
- a CDS encoding carbamoyltransferase: MAIYVLGISAFYHDSAAALVKDGVPVAAAQEERFTRVRHDAAFPAQAIQYCLDAEGITLDDLEAVVYYEDPQEKFSRVISSFASGGIGGARTFINAMPEWIRWKWNVLKFVDEKLEELERGKAPRTQASQHHRSHAAAAFYPSPFENAAVLCIDGIGEWHSTTIWQGEGSRLELKNSISYPHSVGLFYSAMTYYCGFKVDSGEYKLMGLAPYGQPIYADKIRDELINIRPDGSFTLNMKYFEYLRGERMVGEAFEELFGGPIRKPESPISQRECDLAASVQKVTEEVVLGLATAAVKQTGKRNLCLAGGVALNCVANGVLSRSGRFDSIWIQPAAGDAGCALGAAMDYSVKRTGRPHLTGSKTDAMSGSLLGPGFGDEEIEAFLRENNYPYTRYDDAQLYDQVASRLADGAVVGWFQGRMEFGPRALGARSILGDARNPEMQRTMNLKIKYRESFRPFAPAVLAEDAKTYFDICESSPYMLMVAPVTDSIKSETSLKEGGPARGLGSINNIRSQLPAVTHVDLSARVQTVTEENNAPFTYLLRSFKARTGCSVLVNTSFNVRGEPIVCKPQEAYACFMRTEMDVLVLGRFVLERPGQPAFVEEVDWRSEIPLD; encoded by the coding sequence ATGGCTATTTATGTATTAGGGATCTCTGCCTTCTATCACGACAGTGCTGCCGCCTTGGTGAAAGATGGCGTCCCGGTTGCAGCTGCCCAGGAAGAGCGTTTCACCCGCGTGCGACACGACGCGGCATTTCCGGCCCAGGCGATTCAGTATTGCCTGGATGCCGAGGGTATTACCCTGGATGACCTGGAGGCCGTGGTCTATTACGAAGACCCCCAGGAGAAGTTCTCACGGGTCATTTCCTCCTTTGCCAGTGGCGGCATCGGTGGCGCGCGAACGTTCATCAATGCGATGCCGGAATGGATTCGTTGGAAGTGGAACGTACTCAAGTTCGTCGATGAAAAACTCGAAGAGCTGGAGCGAGGCAAAGCCCCGCGCACCCAGGCGTCCCAGCACCATCGCTCCCACGCCGCTGCGGCGTTCTACCCGTCGCCGTTCGAGAACGCCGCGGTACTGTGCATTGACGGAATCGGCGAATGGCACTCGACCACTATCTGGCAGGGCGAGGGCTCCAGGCTTGAGCTGAAGAACTCGATTTCGTACCCGCATTCGGTGGGTCTGTTCTATTCGGCGATGACCTATTACTGCGGCTTCAAGGTCGATTCCGGCGAATACAAACTGATGGGCCTGGCGCCTTACGGTCAGCCGATCTACGCCGACAAGATTCGCGATGAGCTGATTAATATCCGTCCTGACGGCTCCTTCACCCTGAACATGAAGTACTTCGAATACCTGCGCGGCGAGCGCATGGTGGGCGAGGCCTTTGAAGAGCTGTTCGGTGGGCCGATCCGTAAACCGGAAAGCCCGATTTCCCAGCGTGAGTGCGACCTCGCGGCTTCGGTCCAAAAAGTCACGGAAGAGGTGGTGCTGGGGTTGGCGACCGCTGCGGTCAAGCAGACCGGTAAACGTAATCTGTGCCTGGCCGGAGGCGTGGCGTTAAATTGCGTGGCCAACGGCGTGCTCAGCCGTTCCGGGCGTTTCGACTCGATCTGGATCCAGCCGGCGGCCGGCGATGCCGGTTGCGCGCTGGGTGCGGCGATGGATTATTCGGTCAAGCGTACCGGGCGCCCACACCTGACCGGGAGCAAGACTGACGCCATGAGCGGTAGCCTGCTGGGGCCAGGATTTGGCGACGAAGAGATCGAAGCGTTCCTGCGCGAAAACAACTACCCCTACACTCGCTACGACGATGCCCAGCTGTATGACCAGGTCGCCAGCCGTCTGGCTGACGGTGCGGTAGTCGGCTGGTTCCAGGGGCGTATGGAATTTGGTCCGCGGGCCTTGGGCGCACGTTCGATTCTCGGCGATGCACGCAACCCCGAGATGCAGCGCACCATGAACCTGAAGATCAAGTACCGCGAATCGTTCCGGCCATTTGCGCCAGCGGTCCTGGCTGAAGACGCCAAGACCTATTTCGATATCTGTGAAAGTAGCCCGTACATGTTGATGGTCGCGCCGGTGACCGACTCGATCAAATCCGAGACTTCGCTCAAAGAGGGCGGTCCCGCGCGTGGGTTGGGCAGCATCAACAATATTCGCTCGCAGTTGCCGGCGGTGACTCACGTCGACTTATCGGCTCGGGTGCAAACCGTGACCGAAGAAAATAACGCACCGTTCACTTATCTGCTGCGTAGTTTCAAAGCGCGTACCGGTTGTTCAGTGTTGGTTAACACTTCGTTCAACGTGCGTGGCGAACCCATCGTGTGCAAGCCGCAAGAAGCTTATGCCTGCTTCATGCGTACGGAAATGGACGTGCTGGTGCTCGGCCGTTTCGTGCTTGAGCGTCCTGGTCAGCCAGCGTTCGTTGAAGAAGTCGACTGGCGCAGCGAAATCCCGCTGGATTGA
- a CDS encoding LysE family translocator, which produces MQTLDYYSIILFVIATCVTPGPNNVMLMSSGANFGIGRTMRHVAGINIGFPLMLIAVGVGAGAIFQQYPRLHDVLQVVGALYLLYLAYQIASAPTVDLDDKSGKPLGFTHAALFQWINPKAWVMAVGAVLTYTSPVDAYGFQILLIALLFFLFGSPCSMVWVFFGQYLRRFLTHPQRLKVFNITMSLVLVASLIPVLKSLPFGEWWS; this is translated from the coding sequence ATGCAAACCCTGGATTACTACTCGATCATTTTGTTTGTCATCGCCACCTGCGTCACGCCGGGGCCTAACAACGTCATGTTGATGTCGTCGGGAGCGAACTTTGGCATCGGGCGCACGATGCGCCATGTGGCGGGGATCAACATCGGTTTTCCACTGATGCTGATTGCCGTCGGGGTGGGGGCCGGGGCGATTTTTCAACAGTACCCCAGGCTTCACGATGTATTGCAGGTGGTGGGTGCGCTGTACCTGTTGTACCTGGCCTACCAGATCGCCAGCGCGCCGACAGTGGACCTTGACGACAAGTCTGGAAAGCCCTTGGGCTTCACCCATGCGGCATTGTTTCAGTGGATCAACCCCAAGGCCTGGGTGATGGCGGTGGGTGCGGTGCTGACGTATACCTCGCCGGTCGATGCCTACGGTTTTCAGATTTTGCTGATCGCGCTGCTGTTCTTTTTGTTCGGCTCGCCGTGTTCGATGGTTTGGGTGTTTTTTGGGCAATACCTGCGGCGCTTCTTGACTCACCCGCAGCGTTTGAAGGTGTTCAATATCACCATGAGCCTGGTGCTGGTGGCGTCATTGATACCGGTATTGAAAAGCTTGCCGTTCGGCGAGTGGTGGTCTTGA